A section of the Rhodobacter sp. genome encodes:
- a CDS encoding phosphatase PAP2 family protein: protein MAPSQSGVGAGHGGMHGGMHGGMHGGMHGGMHGGMNAGAYPGLGNASAIPISDALVPGAVPDHFVLMQPASFPPQEWDAGLSVTALLPVILPALSLAALEPGPYPAVNSSDAAQEIRDILILRNEHLRDRAAEIADQSGRFDQYFHNLLSVSGYSKPATARLIALGVLVAGIVGLHFKARFNRPRPVQLYPGLLPFLPTPAHASYPSNHATQAFTVAALLAQALDRENSGLKHYVDALAERIAVNREVAGLHYRSDTLAGQHIAGALAAQLATVPQVAAIRDAAREELAGFGLNGAPIDTRDILAGRWTIEGQDDAQD, encoded by the coding sequence ATGGCACCCAGTCAAAGCGGAGTCGGCGCCGGGCACGGTGGGATGCATGGCGGAATGCACGGCGGGATGCATGGGGGAATGCACGGCGGTATGCATGGCGGCATGAACGCCGGGGCCTATCCCGGCCTGGGCAACGCCTCGGCGATTCCGATCTCGGACGCGCTGGTGCCGGGCGCCGTGCCCGACCATTTCGTGCTGATGCAGCCGGCCAGCTTTCCGCCACAGGAATGGGACGCGGGGCTGTCGGTGACGGCGCTGTTGCCGGTGATCCTGCCCGCGCTGTCGCTCGCCGCGCTGGAACCGGGCCCCTACCCGGCCGTGAACAGCTCCGACGCGGCACAGGAAATCCGCGACATCCTGATCCTGCGCAATGAGCATCTGCGCGACCGCGCGGCCGAAATCGCCGATCAATCGGGGCGTTTCGATCAGTATTTCCACAACCTGCTCAGCGTCAGCGGCTATTCCAAACCGGCGACCGCGCGGCTGATCGCGCTGGGCGTGCTGGTGGCGGGCATCGTCGGGCTGCATTTCAAGGCCCGCTTCAACCGGCCGCGACCGGTGCAGCTTTATCCCGGCCTGCTGCCCTTCCTGCCGACGCCCGCCCATGCCTCGTATCCGTCGAACCACGCGACGCAGGCCTTCACCGTCGCCGCGCTGCTGGCGCAGGCCCTGGACCGCGAGAATTCGGGGCTGAAGCACTATGTGGATGCGCTGGCCGAACGCATCGCCGTCAACCGCGAGGTGGCCGGCCTGCATTACCGTTCGGACACGCTGGCCGGTCAACACATCGCCGGGGCGCTGGCGGCGCAGCTTGCCACCGTGCCCCAGGTCGCCGCAATCCGTGATGCCGCGCGCGAGGAACTGGCGGGCTTCGGGTTGAACGGCGCGCCGATCGACACCCGCGACATCCTGGCCGGCCGCTGGACGATCGAGGGGCAGGACGATGCGCAGGATTGA